TaacttactgttttttgtttattttttttatttaaacagtttttttaaggttttatttatttttgagagagagagagagagctagagctccagagggggaagggcagagagagagggagacacagaatctgaagcaggctctaggctccgagctgtcagcacagagctggacgtggggatcgaacccaccaatcatgagattatgacctgagccgaagtcggatgcttagctgactgagccacccaggtgcttctgtttgttttaaataagctCTATGTCCAGTGTGAGGCCTGAACTCAACAatcctgagatcgagagtcacatgctctgctgactgagccagttaGGCACCccaactgtttatttatttttttatatcatgaGCAcacattgaattttatcaaatactttttctttagctgttgatttttctccttacTCAAATATTAAACTAACTTTACATTTCTAGAGTAAGCCCAAATTGATCATGATCTGTTATCCTTTATATAaattgttggatttagtttgctaatatttagtttaggatttttgcatttttgtctgTGAATGAGATTAccttctgttcttccttcctgttAATGTCCTTGACTGGTTTTAATATCAGAGTTATGCTGACTTCATAAAATAGGTTGGGGGGGGTGGTATTCTCTTATTCTCTAGAATTTGTGTAAGGTTggcatcatttctttttcaaacgTTTAGTAGAATTTATTGGTAGACATCTGGGGTTTTCTTTGTTAGGAAGGTTTTAATCATGGATtggatttcttttctaaatataaaatttagtatttttttatttcttgtgtcaTTCTAGATAATGTTTtccctaggaatttgtccatttcacctaaATTTTCAAACTTATTGGTATAGAGTTGTTTATAACGTTCCTTTatgacctttttattttgaaatgatatcagacatatttttgtagtttttagtatgtagatctttcacttcttttgtatATGAAATCCCTAAATACTCCATATTTTTGAATGCTATTAtaagttgaattttaaaaatttcagtttctgaTAGTTCATTCTTAGTATAGAGAAatggagttaatttttaaatattggtctTATGTCATTTGCCCTTGCTAACCTCACTAATTTGAGTCACTTTTGTGTAGATTCCTTGTTAGTGTGGATCtaaagtagacatttttccaggtCTCCATTAGTTCTACTCCTCAGACACGGCTTCTCTGGGGTCCCTGTCACATTCCCTGTGTGTTCAGCCAAGTTTCTTCCTTCTGGATGGTTGGAATTCATCCAACCTTATAAGAGCTTGCAAGAGCTTTGGTGGCAGTTCTTTGGTTAATTTTCTGGCGTCTGTCTTATGTGCAGCTTGGAATTGAGCTGGGCTCAAGTGGACCCCTGTAGacatctccttctctgtttgGTTCTCCCAAATTCCAGTTGCTGCTGCTTCcccaaattctgatttttattcaGTGAGATTGTTACTGGCTGGTGGATTGTAAAATTCCTTGGTTCTTGTCTTCTTGAAGGAAAGAATTCAGTCGAGAGACTCCATAGAGAATTAAACAAAGGTTTTATTTAGCAAAGGGAGAGTACACTCCAGAAAGGTAGCAAAAGAGCTTGGTCTACGCGAGATGATGCGGTGTCTGGGCAGAGACTGGGTAGTCCCTGACAGTTTCCTACCTGCcatcctcctttctcccctcctgcTCAGGTCTGTCTAGCTGCCTCCAGTAGCAAGATTACAGTGCTCTTTTGGGATTCCCTTCCTTACATCACAGTTCAGAAAGTACCTCCAAGCAAAACAAGTGATCCTCAGAAAGGCCctgcctgtttctttctcttctctcagggaTGATAGTCCCAGCTGTCTGTTGTCTAAGGTTTGAAAACAATTGTGTATTATGTATTTTCCCAATTAAACAGTTTATAGTGGTAGGACTTATCCAGTAACAGTTACTCTGTCATggttgaatattatttttaaatccatagTTAAGTATCGACTATTGTAAGTTCACAGGTAGAGTCAACAGATTTTAAGCAAATAATATGTGATATGAtcttacatatattaattttatgagaatgacttcttaaaattaatttcaggggcacctgggtggctaggttgtttaagtgtctgactcttgatattggctcatgatcatgatctcacaatggtgggatcaagcccgacatcgggcttcatgcccagcatggaacctgcttgggattctctctctgcccctcccccacttgctcactatctctctctctctctctcaaaaaaaaaatattaatttcaggggtacataagtggctcagttgattaagtgtcggacatcagctcaggtcatgatctcacagtttgtgagtttgagccctgcttcaggctctgtgctgacagctcagagcctggtgcctgcttcggattcagtgtctccctctctctctctgcccctcctgctcatgctctgtatctctctcaaaaataaacattaaaaaaaatatattaatttcaaatgaaTACTGCTGGCACATTGATGATTCTAAACAAAGAATAATTACCCAAGTCCTATGACACTTTTATCATACCCATCTTCTTTTACCAAATGTATTTCTTGGATAGTTATTGGATATAATTGCTTTAGAgattttattctccatttctttttaaatcctttgGAGGTAGAGTCTTTATTCTTAATAATTATTGTTTGGATTGGACTAATGGCAAGATTTAGAGATAGCCAGCATGCTTCACTACATACTCACGTAGTGAACATAATAATCATAtgataaaaaaatacttattttattctaaaatagtaTATTCACCTTTATTGTAAAACAACTTGTTGCATAGACCTTGCGTCTGGTGATTCAAACTTCAGAAGAATCATTGGCCTGGGTGACTTTTAAATGTCCTTTTGACCTTGAGATTCTATTATTCCTCAGCTGATTCAGCAAGAATGTCTTGAGTGCCACTGTAATTGTGTACCTTATATAAGAAGAAAAGCTGCCTTTGCCTTTAAGGGCCTTGGAATTTAATTGGTGAGATAATACCTGCCTATGTATAGTAGGTAACATTTACAAATTGTGTATGGTTAATTGCAGAATGAACAGCACAAACCTAAAATGCCTGAGAtgttaagtcagagaaagagaccCTGGCAGAAGTAATGACAAAGAACACGTCTTGTCATCTTATGTTGGGGAGTGTGAGTAAAAGACAACAactgaagcaggaaaaggagTATACATTCACAGGAATGTTAGGAAAGAGGCCAGCCTAGCAGAAGTAGAGAGCCGTTTCAGTTTCATTTAGTCTTATTTTGAAGATGTGTGGCTAAGCCATGAACTTAACAGTACGTTGCAATTGCTCTGCAGTGGTATCAGCAGTGACATTTCTTCAGCAGCCATGCTTGGTGGTAGCACTGGCCGCCTAGATTTGAAAGCGTTGCGTCACTAAGGTGGCACcagtaattgttttaatgttGCGGTAGAGCAAAAATTTCTCACGGAAAAATCCTTACCCTGTCATGAGCTACATCTgtttgaaaaacagtatgaacAGAATACCCATCTGAGAACTGTCTTTTTGGACTGTTAGGTGTTGGAGAAATTCTTTTGAGTTCTGTGGCTCTTCTCTGTGTGAGTCTAGTAGATTCTGGTCTTTTGTTTAACCTGAGACTCAAGGTCACACCGAGGTTAAGACTGTCTCGCTGTGTTGATATTGAAACCTGGACACAGTATTCCATgctgttgtttaattttttttccggTGATACAGTGATAATTCAAGGCACATTAATTAGGTTTTGCTTAATGTTATTTCGTAAAATCAAATGTAACTATGTATCAgaataaaaagttgaaataaaCGTCCTACAAAGTGAAAAAGAAGCTCTGTAATTTCCTTCCATTGACTGTGACCTAAACAAGTTATAGACTATTTCTATAATTATtgaatatgaaatatacataGTCATCTATAAATACGAAAATCCCAAATACTGAGTTTCAATGTgttatagttttcatttgttaaaattatagaACTATAATATTATAGtactaatattttatagttaataCAGTTGATATTTTGTGTGAAAGAGTATTAAAGGCTGGAAACATGATTAAGTAACCTACCGAAAACTTGTATGTCTTcattcaaattttctaaaatcattGTTAAAAAATGCTTAATAATCATGGTATCCTTGCTGTGTATATTGTCTTTTCACACTGGCTTATTTTGAGGCAAAAGTCAGACTCCTAAGAGTGTTtgatgaaaaagaacagagaaattcCAAAAACagtgaaaggagggaaggagacaaataCAAGTTTTCTTGGGGACAGAACTGAATGTAAGTGTGTCAGTTTTATTCCACCGTAGAACTAGCAGGTAAAGTTTTTGATGTGGTTGCTACTTAATAATCTTCaatactgggggcacctgggtgactcagtccgttaagcatccgacttcagctcaggtcatgatcttgcagttcttgggttcgagccccacgtcaggctctgtgctgacagcgcagaccctgaagcctgtttctgattctgtgttctccctctctcttactgcccctcccccactcatgctgtctctgtctctctctctctcaaaaataaacattaaaaaaaatttttttttttaaatcttgaaaaaaataatcttcaatACCGTGTACATTATTTATAGTATTTGATGCCTGGAGAAACTTAGATAActtaagcatattttttttttaatttttaaattaaacttttaaattgattttttagtTGACAttcagtgttacattagtttcaggtgcacaacaatGCTTACCATCTGTCATGATACGAAGTTACCACAGTATTATTGACTCTATTCTCTATGCGGTACATTTCATTCCCGTAATttacttatttcataactggaagcttgtatttcttaatacccttcacctattttgctcaTTACCACTTGCCGTGGtgagcactgtgtaatgtatATGTCAGATCGCTGCATtgcacacctgaagctaatattagcatcgtatgccaattatacttcagttatttaaaaaaaaaaaacttatatgaatttttctacttgttttctGATCCCCTCATTTTTTAATGCTGCGGTACCTTTTCTATAGCTAATGCGCcatttttctcagcttttctaAAGGCTGTAGTAAGCACCAGCTAAATGCATATAAGATGATGGAGTCATTTATTGGAGAAAAAATTGAAGCAAAGGAAATTTAGTCTTAATATTAGACAGTATAAGACTTTCTCCCCCTCTTATCtcattaatgtgtattttattcatCTCAACAAGGTAGAATTTGGCCTACAAATATGTGTtgatagaaaatttttaattgcggggctcctgagtggctcagttaagcacctgacttcggctcagtttataagctcacagcttgtgggtttgagctgcgtcgggctctgtgctgacagctcagagcctggagcctgcttcggattctgtgtctccccctctctctgccccttccctgctcgtgctctgtctgtctctcaaaaataaacattaaaaaaattaaaaaaaaaattaattgaaatttcaGAGCGTTCAATGCTGTGAAAATAGCACATATTCTGTAGTTGTttgttatctttttcattttttggcagATAAAATAACACAAGAAGATATTGAAGGCATTCTGCAGAAATTTACTGGGAATATAATGCAGGTACCTCCCCTGTAAGTTCACTTACTGaatttgaagaaatgtttaatttttatttttcagtgtttaacaTCACtttaatgagaaaacaaacaaacaaacaaaactgcttccttctttctgtgtATGGTGAAGCACGTTTTGATCCGACACAGCGTCTGCTCCAGTAGAGGTGGGACTGACTTAGGCAGCTTGCAGAGCTTCCGGCACTCTCTGGGGCGGCGCGATGCCGTCTCCTCTGGCCCTGGATGCTGCCACGGCCTGACATCCGTGCCGGTCCAGTGCTGATGGGCTTCTGTGATTTGCACCCACACGCCTCAGGGCAGGTCTGGAGCGCAGAGAGGTCAGTTTTCCCCGAACTGCTGCGAGGGGCCCGGTCCTGTCCAGTGCTGCTGTCAGAGCTGTGATTTGTAATCCAGTGGCTACTTTTGTTCAGGCATCGGGACCATTTCCTGTGGGCCCAGAATCTTATGCTTCACACTTCTCAGCAACAAATGAGACAGATGAAAGTTACAATTTATTAAAAGTATAAGAATATTGATTTACCACTTAACCATATTTTTTGTGCACATTACTATTTCAAgcaaattgctttttattttaaaaaatggctgtaTCGTTATGTGTCAGGCAAAGTTACTGACAGTTCTTTTAGCAtttagtactttttattttaaaatcttgatttttttcaagatcGCTGAAATATCTAACAGGGAAATGGGTCTTCATAATTTTGCTtcaaatgaaagttttaaaaattttgtaggATAtggataaatgttatttttgatcattattgttataaataaaatataagtatgtttaatttattttaagagcagttttagaaATTTCTTCCCGGGACTGTTCCAAGGATTTCGTAgtctaataaaattttatcacACAAAGCTAAGATCTGTTAAGTAGATTATCTGCTTCTttgcattttgaaatgttttgacAACTCGTATGTGAAAATGAATATTATTGTAATGGAAACTGTTTCAAGGAAACATAGTTGAGACCATTGTGACCAGAGGCCTTGTCACCGTGTCCTTGACCCAGAACCCGGACCAATGAACAAACATTTGTATAGACCACCTCCACAGAGAAGGTGGAAGGGTAAAATTGACAATATTGCTCATTGGGTACCAGATTAAGCTTTCGCTTCTAAGATATTTAGGAATTCCGTCCCTGGCACCATCACGGAacagatgggaaggaaaaaaggagtcCGCCTGTTAGAGAGATTTTCCATTTAAGTGCCGCTCGTCATCCTTTCTTTCCATGCTGTAATCTGGAGTTatgctctctcattctttcttaaccttttctctctccttcacgccctctctgtctctctccctcatcttGCAAGCTATTCTGCATTAAAGAAAGACGGACAGAGACTTTCAACCTTGATGAAGAGAGGTGAAATAGTAGAAGCGAAACCTGCCAGGCCAGTTACGGTGTACAGTCTCTCCCTTCAGAAATTCCAGCCACCATTTTTCACATTAGGTAAGGTGGAAAGACTTGAAATCATGTGTAGCTAGTTACATGTACTTTTATCTTGCATTCGGCTGCTTTCGTGTAGTTTAATGGATCCCTACGAtattggagatttttttaaacttgaatttaGGTAAGGTTAGGACTTGTTAATACCTTTTCGAAAACACATTTGACGAACATACTGATAGCTACATGGAAGTTCACAAATGCTTTTCTAAATGCTTTTCTTAttatcttatatataatataaatatctcTACATTGTAATATACCTATTATATTATAAAGTTGGAAATAAACATACCTTCGATCTCTAATGGCAAAGAGTAGGTAAGGGATATAcactttcaaaattttatatcTTGTGTTTTTACTCTATTATGGATGGTTGTTCCCCCATTTTGGCTAGTACCTGGTAGTTTACATTCagctttaaaatttaatttgtcctttaaaacaaagcatttttagtttttggacaAGAAATTCTAAGGATAGAGTCATTATTTCTCCCCCTTCTTTGTTACCTGCAAGTTACTGCTAAAGATCTTGACAATATGGAGACAATGGGTAAGGCACAAGTGTTTGCTTACACATGGGGTACATTTTAATTCAGGTTATCAATTTGAATGTGTCtacaatttatatttgaaataaatttaaaaaccaaaacgtTTGTCTCTATTGTTTGGGAATTTGATGATCTCTTAGTTGCAGAAAGTAGTAGCTGAAGCCACGAACATCTATGAGCTGTGAAGAATTGAAAGCTGTGGTTCTTCTGAATTCTCAGGCTTCCTTAAACTGATCCTGCTCTTTCTTAATTTCACAGTGACTACTAACTAGGATTCCCTTGAGAAATAAtttcccaaaacttttttttccctatattctATTGCTTTGACATACTATTTAAGGTGTATCAAGTTCCTATAGAATGTGGTTTTTGTACAGTTAAAAAAGTGAAGTCACTTCTTTAGTTTCCTGATtctaaaatatttgacaaataatgagaaaaacataCTAAAAAATACCTCATTCCATGAAAACAAAGCAGCTGGGTCGGCACGGTAGATATTATCTATGAAAGGAGGAGAAGCTTGAATTTTTCTGATTGCATTTTAGTTGTAAATAGTTAttatgttcacttattttgtaATAGGCCCAAAGAGTTGTCTTTTCACCAACGTCAAATATAGTGCAAGAGCGATTATATACCTACTTTGATCCTCGTGCTCGTTTTTTAATCTCAGCTGTGGTCCCCAACCTTGAGCcgatggggaagaaaaaagaaaatccccagGTAGTGAGTTTTGATTAATTCCCTCAAGTGGCTTTCTTTGTAGGATAAGACTATAAGCACCAGGAATGTAGTTCTTTGTGTGGAAATTCAGGATGTCTTGTGGACGAATGAAAATAATCCGGAGCCCTGCTCTTAACCAATAAGCACATAATCTACTGTGGAGATGTTTACATATGCAGTCACTCTGGAACATTGTGtagttttagttattttatgACTTCTTCAGGAATATTTCCAAGAGAACATTTACATAGATTGAGCTCTCCATGTAGTATATTTTCCCAAACATAATTACCATCCCTGATACGgggtttttgttgtattttttgaGTGTACCCATCTGACAATATCTTAAAAATCTACAGTTTCTGATAGCGAAGCTGAGATGTCCCACCTATTTAAAACCGACAAAATGGAAAAGGTGTAgaaatctgaaaatgtttttttaagcgTCCAGCTCATAATATCAAAGCTGAGACTCCTCACTATTTAAAACCTATTAAAGGAACAAGGCTAAAGGAATTACGTGGTGTAACTtgccagtttttttaaaaatgtgttggtGAGGTTCTGCTGTTTGCTCTCTCCACACTGACTTTTCAATCTCACAAACACATATGCTATTGGATGAATAATTTATGTTTTagcacataaatattttatcactCGATTGTTTGCATAGtgcatttttacatttgtttaggGGCATCATTTCTATGTAAAGTGGATTTCATGGGAGGTTAGCAATTTACCATGTCACtgttaacattccagatgttgaATGTGGAGGAGGTTTTTATATCAGAAGCTTGGTCAGTGACATTGGCAAAGGTAAGCATAAAGATGAATTATGAATTATCATTTAGAGAGTAATACTCGCTTTTGATGGGAAGagggaattttctatttttcctatcTCTGAGTGCCGGCCTTAGGGAACTGTACCCTTGCTGCCTCCAGCTTCAAAAGCATTGTAGGTTTATGGCATACAATTATCAGCATCAGCAGCTGCAGTGAGATGCTTGTAAcaacaggagacagagagagagaggagaaaatgaagatgGGAATAATGAAGGCAAGAGCCAACATAATTGCAAGTATGAAAGATTTTAACTCAAATGGGATAAGATAAAAAGATGGATCCGTCTAAAAGTTACTTTCATTGATgcaagtagcatttttttttagaaactggAAGGCATAGTCCTACAAACAGCTAGAAAGTTGCAGTCCTGGCCCTGCCATTTCCTGGCGGTTGTGGCACCGGACAGGTCAGGTTACCTCATCTGCAGATGAGATTAATAGTTCCCTCCTGGGCTTGCTTCACGGTTAAGTAAGAAAAGTCTGTGTAAGTTCCTTGTGGCCTTTGAAGCAGTTTATAAGGTGAGTTACTAAATACCATTTTGCTACTTCGTCATTTGTCAAGGCTCTTGGATCTTAGATTAGCTCATTACAGTTTTACATTTGGGGTGGTTTTGAGAGGTTGGAATCCGAGGTGTTCtgtcatttgaaaaattatgatGACTGTGGACTACTGAATCGTTGACCCTGTGGATTTTCTTTTCGCCTTTTGTTGCCGTAGAACTGTCTTCCTGTGCCAACGTCCTAGAGCTGACCCGAACCAAGCAGGGGCCGTTTACGCTAGAAGAGCATGCCCTTCCTGAAGACAAGTGGACAATTGATGACATCGCCCAGTCTCTGGAACATTGCTCGTCTCTTCTCCCGGCAGAGCTGGCACTTAAAAAGTCAAAACCTGAGGAGTCTAATGAACAAGTTTTGAGCTGTGAATATATAACCCTAAATGAGACAAAGGGAGAAGAGGATATAATTAAGGCCTCTTAAGATTGGCTTGGGGTTGTCGTCATTTCTTGGTTGACATTTGAGTCCTGTGTACAGAATGGCAAGCTACATGCAAGAGATGaacaactgtttctttttttcttcccgcATGATTTTTTTTTCGCATGAAGAAAAATGTCCATCATTGACAGTTTCCGTGGTGTACAATTTATGTGCTCTACATTATAAATAGCTTTGCAGTGACTTATTCAGTTCTTTGGCTCACTGTGAAATGTTGTTTTAGGATGTTATTATGTTGTTCAGTTGGATTCAGGAAAATCAACCTTCTGATTTTGATCTTTCTTCAGAGTCTTTTTctaatcaaagaaaaagaaatacaagctaTATGTTTCTTTGGTGTCACAAGACTGAATGTAACTTTGACTTTATTTTGGCTTCCTAGTGGCTCTATTATTTTGAAGTTCTTATGTTTGAAAAGACCATTATTTAACTTACATTTTGGAGTTTAcagttattaacatttatttgacAAGACTTGTACTTAACCTGGTAATAGCTATGTTTGTTTAGCTCTTGGAAACGaataaacttttataataaatatttgtaaataaaccaAATTGTTGCTGCTACCACTAACAGAATGTAAGAAGACTAAATATTTAGTTAAATTCACGTCTACCATGAGTGCAAAGGACAGCCCCGTGGCTTATATTTGGCAGCTACGTGATCTTTTCCTGATGATTTCATCCATACAATCAACCGCCCTGTACCAAGTTACTAAatagcataattttttaaaaagtaagccaaggaatgtgtcttcagtttaaaatttcttttgtctattttttagtatttatttatacctCTACAGGGCATTAATCCCtgtgatactgttttttttttctttagtttgctctttcaaattatatttatagaCGTCGAGATAGCTGCCATACATGTCTAGCTAATCCCTTCTgctctacatatttttaaagttattctcCAACATTTTCATTCAAGTAGGTTACTGAAAGTTCCCTAACcctttttaacataattttgcAAATGTAGTCACAAAATGGTACGTTTCACATATAACGAatccttcatatttttattatgggAAAGCAATATATTATGTGGCCAGTCTTTAGAAATGTCCAAATTCTGCTTCATTTATTCAGATAAATATAGTTCCTAAAGGAAGAAtagtttaaaatttcataaatcaGATGTTTCTAGATTTTTATGGATTGCCTCTCTTTTAAAAGTAGTTGCCTGTCTGCAATCTCCAAAAATTTCAAACCTGTAAAATCATGGGATTTTATTTGTAGTTAACTGAATATAAATTCAGTACGAAAATTTATAAAGCCTATATAGCTTTTTATATATGGAGCGTTTTATCACATTGGCAAGGtatcttaaatgaaaatattaaaagtaattctGACACACAAAACTGTAAGGAAAAGAGTTTGCTATCTCAATGCATTAACATAAAATACCAAACACACAAATTTGTAAGTTTACAACTTTACTTATCTTGTGCCCCGCAGTTTGTCCCACTCAGAAGTGGAGTCCGCCTGTCTGCTGGGGTGGCCCAGGTGATAGGTCGTCAGGCATTGCCAGTTAAGGTCCAAATAGAGGGAAATTTAGGTTTTAGGAAACAGTTGGGGCATTTCTGCTCTATTTCTCAACTTAAAAATTGCCATGTATAAATTTACTGGTGGAGAAGAGTAGAGATTATGtatctttttcttaatattgaaaacattgaagaaaattttGCCAAATAGAAAAATTACCCACAATCCTCACCATCCTGACGCAGGGACTTCAGAACTTTAATTTTGTATTACCATTTCCCCTTTTTTGGTTTACATAATTACAGTCTTAAGACACCTATATTTTCTAATCgactattttttcatttcatgttcTGAGATGCcttgtatttacttttgataattattattttaatcatatcACTTCATATTCAGTTTACTTAAACCATTATCGTAATCCTTGAACTCTgaagttattttcagttttactagGATCAATTCCTGGGAGTGGGATTATTGGCAGAATAAGAACACTTTTATGGCTCTTCGTATGTTTGCCTTATTGCTTCCCAAAGAGTTATAACATTTTACACTGGCACCATTTAAGTATCTCCGTTCATTAAAAGTTTACAGCTTTGGGTGGATGTTTCATATGTTGTTGCTAAGGTAGTAAGTATAAGAGTTCAAAACTGCTCTTAATTTGCTTTTGTGTGACTTTTTTGTATACTTTGTTCATTTATATAAGTAAATGTCTTAATGGTTTCTTTATACATTTGTAGGAGTTATTTCTGCAGTAAACACTTGGCAGCAAGTATTTTCGTGGCc
This window of the Prionailurus viverrinus isolate Anna chromosome D2, UM_Priviv_1.0, whole genome shotgun sequence genome carries:
- the TRUB1 gene encoding pseudouridylate synthase TRUB1, which produces MAAAEAAVVSSSLETDTARVPETAGAAAATAATSSATAAAAAVAAAARTGSEATASKAALATKLLSLSGVFAVHKPKGPTSAELLNRLKEKLLAEAGMPSPEWAKRKKQTLKIGHGGTLDSAARGVLVVGIGRGTKMLTSMLSGSKRYTAIGELGKATDTLDSTGKVTEEKPYDKITQEDIEGILQKFTGNIMQVPPLYSALKKDGQRLSTLMKRGEIVEAKPARPVTVYSLSLQKFQPPFFTLDVECGGGFYIRSLVSDIGKELSSCANVLELTRTKQGPFTLEEHALPEDKWTIDDIAQSLEHCSSLLPAELALKKSKPEESNEQVLSCEYITLNETKGEEDIIKAS